A genomic segment from Gammaproteobacteria bacterium encodes:
- a CDS encoding class I adenylate cyclase, with product MSIEQIQTIRQNFVTLNQQRLQRTLELMRAKQADIIGVLAHLFHVNQQKLPGFAGNETPSGIANYNSSEETLKLVQKTFGRIEHDRRVQVKNDIEALYIMGSCGSLAFSKDSDFDIWLCHSPELNATQLQKLQQKATGIEQWAAEKGLEVHFFLMNADNFRNGNVAELSSESSGSTQHQLLLDEFYRTSVWLAGKYPRWWFVPVEQEANYDSYSQQLIDNGFLHSDEVIDFGGVPAIPEKEFFGASVWQIYKSIDSPYKSILKITLMEAYANAGKALISHQLKHAVHEGNNDAEQLDPYAMLLNYLENYLQKRDEPLRLELIRRSFYLKLHLPLSGDTHKENWRHTQTRSLTDRWGWNDTQISLLDHREDWSVFEVMDERKLLVEHLTKSYLFLSDRARQNNSDNLINSRDLTILGRKLYAALEKRPGKLEIFSRGISKSISEECVTIILGYNKSGEARWLLYRGKMSPSEVQHYVPVKQCSSLVELLSWCHVNQIITNSSQILAYAQATGLTSSDLKQTLDHLRQVIPSPDKLNTESKDFLRPAHITQGILFINANIPPSAIFSGNIKGVINGTTDVLHYGHDDETLITSLDFVHTNSWGEVHVNSYSGTEGLALWICDYLNWAKLNQQQQQTMFDVPLFCQTPHIGQRIQGSIQELFDFINKAFLPNRVLDTNNRLIFEAAKRYYLIDFENDKAQHQTLRGSPEIIAALYHEKDQPQKIWLEKNSLRPTLLRPMFDNFEAQRIEVFYYVSGDQGIIYTLDDTGCLHAHRLKANLLKTQLLHYYAFLRSYLIQTRFSGRDQPEALNQFRTTQHELLAFFHLKKEPIGYVAKQQDNLALAGLGRETLLKALGSMRNGRKVFSFECNGKLFSSAEHGNNLFLHVAQYCAQQNVLPIISCLELDHALVGLNADKRIPLHHFIKYRRVLEDKLRLAVQKIA from the coding sequence ATGAGCATTGAACAAATACAAACAATCCGACAAAACTTTGTCACGCTCAACCAGCAGCGCCTGCAGCGTACGCTGGAACTTATGCGCGCCAAGCAGGCCGACATCATTGGCGTGCTCGCGCACCTGTTTCATGTCAATCAACAAAAACTGCCGGGTTTTGCCGGCAATGAAACCCCCAGCGGCATCGCCAACTACAACAGCTCCGAAGAAACCCTAAAACTGGTCCAGAAAACCTTTGGCCGGATTGAGCACGATCGCCGCGTCCAGGTCAAAAACGACATCGAAGCACTGTACATCATGGGAAGCTGCGGCTCACTGGCGTTTTCCAAGGACAGTGACTTTGACATTTGGCTGTGTCATTCACCCGAACTGAACGCTACCCAACTTCAGAAGCTACAGCAAAAAGCCACCGGTATCGAGCAATGGGCCGCCGAAAAGGGTCTGGAAGTCCATTTCTTTTTGATGAACGCGGACAATTTTCGCAATGGCAACGTCGCCGAACTGTCCAGCGAAAGCAGCGGCAGCACGCAACACCAACTATTGCTGGATGAGTTTTATCGCACCAGCGTTTGGTTGGCCGGCAAATATCCGCGCTGGTGGTTTGTGCCCGTGGAGCAGGAAGCCAACTACGACAGCTATAGCCAGCAACTGATCGATAACGGTTTTTTGCACAGTGATGAAGTTATCGACTTTGGTGGCGTCCCCGCCATCCCTGAAAAAGAATTCTTTGGCGCGTCTGTCTGGCAGATTTACAAAAGCATAGATTCGCCCTACAAATCCATTCTCAAAATCACCCTGATGGAAGCCTACGCCAATGCGGGCAAGGCGCTGATCTCCCATCAACTGAAACACGCTGTTCACGAAGGCAATAACGATGCGGAGCAACTTGACCCTTACGCCATGCTGCTCAACTACCTGGAAAATTATCTGCAAAAACGCGACGAGCCTCTGCGACTTGAACTGATTCGCCGCAGCTTTTATCTCAAACTGCATTTGCCACTAAGCGGCGATACACACAAAGAGAACTGGCGCCACACCCAAACGCGCAGCCTCACCGATCGCTGGGGCTGGAACGACACTCAAATCAGCCTGCTTGATCATCGCGAAGACTGGAGCGTGTTCGAGGTCATGGACGAACGCAAGCTGCTGGTCGAACACTTGACAAAAAGTTACCTGTTTCTTTCTGATCGAGCGAGACAAAACAACAGCGACAACCTGATCAACTCCCGCGACCTCACCATTCTTGGTCGAAAACTGTATGCCGCACTGGAAAAACGTCCCGGCAAACTGGAAATTTTCAGTCGCGGCATCAGCAAGAGCATCAGCGAAGAATGCGTCACCATTATTCTTGGTTACAACAAATCCGGCGAAGCCCGCTGGCTGTTGTATCGCGGCAAAATGTCACCCAGCGAAGTTCAGCACTACGTGCCTGTCAAACAATGCAGCAGCTTGGTAGAGCTGCTCAGCTGGTGCCACGTCAACCAAATCATCACCAACAGCAGTCAAATTTTAGCCTATGCGCAAGCCACCGGTTTGACCTCCAGCGATTTAAAACAAACCCTGGATCATTTGCGCCAAGTGATTCCCAGCCCGGACAAACTCAACACTGAAAGCAAAGACTTTCTTCGTCCCGCTCATATCACCCAGGGTATTTTATTCATCAACGCCAACATCCCGCCCAGTGCAATTTTCTCCGGCAACATCAAAGGCGTCATCAACGGTACGACCGACGTATTGCATTATGGCCATGACGACGAAACACTAATCACGTCACTCGACTTCGTCCACACCAATAGCTGGGGTGAAGTTCACGTCAACAGTTACTCCGGCACAGAAGGTCTGGCACTGTGGATTTGCGATTATCTCAACTGGGCCAAACTCAATCAGCAGCAACAGCAAACAATGTTTGACGTCCCACTGTTTTGCCAAACACCACATATCGGTCAGCGCATCCAGGGCTCGATTCAGGAATTGTTTGATTTTATCAACAAGGCATTTTTGCCCAACCGCGTCCTGGACACCAACAATCGACTGATTTTTGAAGCCGCCAAACGCTATTATCTGATCGATTTTGAAAACGACAAGGCCCAACACCAAACGCTGCGTGGCTCACCAGAAATCATCGCGGCTCTGTATCACGAGAAAGATCAGCCACAAAAAATCTGGCTGGAAAAAAATTCACTGCGCCCCACGCTGCTGCGCCCGATGTTCGACAACTTTGAAGCACAGCGCATTGAGGTTTTTTATTACGTCAGCGGCGACCAGGGGATCATCTACACGCTGGATGACACAGGCTGTTTGCATGCCCACCGCCTGAAAGCAAATCTGCTTAAAACCCAACTGCTGCACTACTACGCCTTTTTGCGCAGCTACCTGATTCAAACACGCTTTTCCGGCAGAGATCAACCCGAGGCGCTCAACCAGTTCCGCACCACCCAGCACGAATTGCTGGCCTTTTTTCACCTGAAAAAAGAACCCATCGGCTACGTGGCAAAACAGCAGGACAATTTGGCCCTGGCGGGCCTGGGACGCGAAACACTGCTCAAAGCACTCGGCAGCATGCGCAATGGACGGAAAGTGTTCTCCTTCGAGTGCAACGGCAAGCTGTTCAGCTCCGCCGAGCACGGCAATAATTTATTCCTCCACGTAGCCCAATACTGTGCCCAGCAAAACGTCCTGCCGATCATTTCCTGCCTTGAGCTGGACCACGCCCTGGTCGGCCTCAATGCTGACAAACGTATCCCCCTGCACCACTTCATCAAGTATCGTCGCGTACTGGAAGACAAGCTGCGCCTGGCCGTACAGAAAATTGCCTGA
- a CDS encoding sensor domain-containing diguanylate cyclase, translated as MDASIAKEALNHVPMGIWITDANGKLNWANDAMCKQLGVKLQQLAGKTEDAMMAAHFKPSVENAQLFRQTSVEKGVVRWFIRISQALEGGQQASYWADASEIMRLRNENDQLNYQVDNLKTTDNLTGLLNRRAIFTSLEPQVSRSRRYDNPLAVMVMELRGINANVPEPEALTDQALVSLSYFLRDQLRWVDLIGRIDDKQFLMILPETSTVDAQILAKKLKERMTGLILAADPKVKLELDVAFGISGWQKGDDTALLMRRVHSALENARADTAEAVTVL; from the coding sequence ATGGATGCATCCATAGCAAAAGAAGCGCTGAACCATGTGCCGATGGGCATTTGGATCACTGACGCCAACGGAAAGCTGAATTGGGCCAACGATGCCATGTGCAAGCAACTGGGCGTGAAGCTGCAGCAACTGGCGGGAAAGACGGAAGACGCCATGATGGCGGCGCACTTCAAGCCCAGCGTGGAGAACGCCCAGCTGTTTCGCCAGACCTCGGTGGAAAAAGGCGTGGTGCGTTGGTTTATTCGCATTTCCCAGGCCCTGGAGGGCGGCCAGCAGGCCAGCTATTGGGCTGATGCCTCGGAAATCATGCGCTTGCGCAATGAGAACGATCAGCTGAATTACCAGGTAGATAACCTGAAAACCACCGACAATTTGACCGGTTTGCTCAATCGCCGGGCGATATTTACCTCACTGGAACCCCAGGTTTCGCGTAGCCGTCGTTATGACAATCCCCTGGCGGTAATGGTGATGGAATTGCGCGGCATTAACGCCAATGTGCCTGAACCAGAGGCACTGACGGATCAGGCGCTGGTGTCGTTGTCATATTTCCTGCGCGACCAGTTGCGCTGGGTCGACTTGATTGGGCGGATTGATGACAAGCAGTTTTTGATGATTCTGCCCGAAACTTCGACCGTTGACGCGCAGATTCTGGCGAAAAAGCTCAAAGAGCGCATGACCGGTTTGATTCTGGCGGCGGATCCCAAGGTGAAGCTGGAGCTGGATGTGGCGTTCGGTATCAGCGGTTGGCAGAAGGGCGACGATACTGCCTTGCTGATGCGGCGGGTACACTCCGCGCTGGAAAATGCACGGGCGGATACCGCCGAAGCAGTGACCGTCCTGTAG